One genomic window of Sporosarcina ureae includes the following:
- the secA gene encoding preprotein translocase subunit SecA — protein MLGVLNKMFDPNKRDLKRLEKIADQVELLAEDMEKLSDEQLTAKTDEFKERYQQGETIEELQPEAFAVVREASRRVLGLYPFRVQIMGAAALNEGNIAEMKTGEGKTLTSTLAVYLNALTAKGVHVVTVNEYLASRDAEEMGQLYSFLGMTVGLNLNSLSKEEKREAYEADITYSTNNELGFDYLRDNMVLYNEHKVQRPLHFAVIDEVDSILVDEARTPLIISGQAAKAQELYRLANRFVITLKKEEDYSFDESTKGVVLTEQGIEAAEKAFSIDNLFDLQHVTLNHAINQSLKAHVSMHNDVDYVVEEGEVVIVDSFTGRLMKGRRYSDGLHQAIEAKEGLEVQNESMTLATITFQNYFRMYEKLSGMTGTAKTEEEEFRNIYNMNVIAIPTNQPIARDDRPDLIFASMDGKYKAVAEDIRDRHQKGQPVLVGTVAIETSEIISAFLKKYGIPHNVLNAKNHEREAEIIQDAGKKGAVTIATNMAGRGTDIKLGDHIQDVGGLAVIGTERHESRRIDNQLRGRSGRQGDPGVTQFYLSLEDELMRRFGSEQMKSMMTKLGMDDETPIQSKMVSRSVESAQKRVEGNNFDSRKRLLQYDDVLRQQREVIYKERNEVLGSENIRPVLENMLNSVIERVVAIHTADNTVYSKGLKDYLEANLLAEDTVTIEDLEGKTPEELQTFIHELVIARYNEKEQEMSEERMREFEKVVLLRAIDTKWMDHIDAMDQLRNGIHLRAYGQSDPLREYQAEGFAMFEDMLIAIENDATKYVMKAEIRNNLEREEVAKGQANNPKEDGAPVAKKPIRRTVNIGRNEPCPCGSGKKYKNCHGKA, from the coding sequence GAAGCGTTTGCTGTCGTACGTGAAGCTTCTCGCCGCGTACTCGGGTTATATCCGTTCCGCGTGCAAATCATGGGTGCTGCAGCTCTGAACGAAGGGAATATCGCAGAGATGAAGACCGGTGAGGGGAAGACGTTGACTTCTACACTCGCCGTTTATTTGAATGCACTGACTGCCAAAGGCGTCCACGTAGTAACAGTCAACGAATACTTGGCTAGCCGTGATGCGGAAGAAATGGGGCAGTTGTATTCGTTTCTTGGCATGACTGTAGGCTTGAACTTGAACAGTCTCAGCAAAGAAGAAAAACGTGAAGCGTATGAAGCGGACATTACGTACAGCACGAACAACGAGCTCGGTTTCGACTATTTGCGTGACAATATGGTGCTTTATAATGAACATAAAGTACAGCGCCCACTTCATTTCGCCGTAATTGACGAAGTGGACTCCATTTTAGTCGATGAAGCACGTACACCGCTGATCATCTCGGGTCAAGCAGCGAAAGCACAGGAATTATATCGATTAGCCAATCGCTTTGTGATCACGCTGAAAAAAGAAGAAGATTACTCATTTGATGAGTCGACTAAAGGTGTTGTGTTAACAGAACAAGGTATTGAAGCGGCTGAGAAAGCATTTAGTATCGATAACTTATTCGACCTGCAACACGTGACGCTAAACCATGCAATCAATCAGTCATTAAAAGCGCATGTAAGTATGCATAATGACGTAGACTATGTTGTGGAAGAAGGCGAAGTGGTCATCGTTGACTCCTTCACGGGACGCTTGATGAAAGGCCGTCGGTATAGTGATGGTTTGCACCAAGCGATTGAAGCGAAAGAAGGGCTTGAAGTTCAGAACGAGTCGATGACATTGGCGACGATTACGTTCCAGAACTATTTCCGTATGTATGAAAAGCTTTCTGGGATGACAGGTACAGCGAAGACAGAGGAAGAAGAGTTCCGCAACATCTACAATATGAACGTGATTGCGATTCCGACCAATCAACCGATTGCTCGTGATGACCGCCCAGACTTGATCTTTGCATCGATGGATGGAAAGTATAAAGCGGTCGCGGAAGATATTAGAGATCGACACCAAAAAGGCCAGCCAGTGCTAGTTGGTACAGTAGCGATTGAAACGTCAGAAATCATTTCAGCCTTCTTGAAAAAGTACGGCATTCCGCATAATGTCTTGAACGCGAAAAATCACGAGCGAGAAGCCGAAATCATTCAAGACGCCGGTAAAAAAGGTGCTGTAACGATCGCAACCAACATGGCTGGTCGTGGTACGGACATTAAACTGGGTGATCATATCCAAGACGTTGGCGGTTTAGCGGTCATCGGTACGGAGCGCCATGAGTCACGACGAATTGATAATCAGCTTCGTGGACGTTCAGGGCGTCAAGGAGACCCAGGTGTTACGCAATTCTATCTATCATTAGAAGATGAATTAATGCGTCGTTTCGGTTCTGAACAAATGAAATCGATGATGACCAAACTCGGTATGGACGATGAAACACCGATCCAGTCGAAAATGGTGTCACGTTCAGTGGAATCGGCTCAGAAACGCGTAGAAGGGAATAACTTTGATTCACGGAAACGTTTATTACAGTATGATGATGTACTTCGTCAGCAGCGTGAAGTGATTTACAAAGAGCGTAATGAAGTTCTTGGCTCAGAAAATATTCGCCCAGTTCTTGAGAATATGTTGAATTCGGTTATTGAACGCGTTGTGGCGATCCACACTGCAGACAATACCGTATATTCCAAAGGCTTGAAAGACTATCTCGAAGCGAACTTACTGGCTGAAGATACTGTGACAATCGAAGATTTGGAAGGTAAAACACCAGAAGAGTTGCAAACATTTATTCACGAATTGGTCATTGCACGCTATAATGAGAAAGAGCAAGAAATGTCCGAAGAACGTATGCGTGAATTCGAGAAGGTAGTCTTGTTGCGTGCGATTGATACCAAGTGGATGGATCATATCGATGCGATGGATCAGCTTCGTAACGGAATTCATTTACGTGCCTATGGACAAAGTGATCCACTTCGTGAATACCAGGCAGAAGGATTTGCGATGTTTGAAGATATGCTAATTGCCATCGAAAACGATGCGACGAAGTATGTCATGAAGGCAGAAATCCGCAATAACTTGGAGCGCGAAGAAGTAGCAAAAGGTCAAGCGAACAACCCGAAAGAAGACGGCGCACCGGTTGCTAAAAAGCCGATCCGACGTACTGTCAATATCGGACGTAACGAACCTTGTCCGTGTGGTAGCGGTAAGAAGTACAAGAACTGCCACGGCAAAGCATAA